In the genome of Deltaproteobacteria bacterium, one region contains:
- a CDS encoding OmpA family protein produces MHAFLPGKRGAKRTHLGPIALLVATVLCLCAGSALAQDTTTTTPEEQQDLDGVNLELFRPSIFGGNFVAIEDAHTLTRWSPGIAVVGDYANSVWSKYDEDDEFEYDFISEMSTAHLMAAFGTFSWLSLGVDVPLHYSRKRTFTDIRTGEGLSPELETWREVGDVRVEMKIAPLREDKHWIGVALAPYVIIPTDVEEHLLGENRVTGGGTLALEHDFGPIDIGLNGGYQARGRNEFFGTEIGDAVKYGAGIGNKYDMGLFWSIEGWGSVFDIEDTDLVRNVPAEWTARIGYQFGKRGPSLFAGGGTGVSSGIGAPQYRVIGGLAYYYVREDLAKVLVRVIDENGQAIEASLNINGPSGSMAQVAQGGEYKLADAKPGSYTFKATAEGYQEGAKSQAITKAETVEIVIQLAPVPKADTTAFVSVVDKCAKKPVDATVKLSDGTTITAGSKQKVQPGTYTVEVSADDYQVSTEKITIAANTDNKIEIAMVKKIQAMGSVYFAVNSDKILPKSFPVLDDVADQIQSLCGFEKIMIEGHTDADGSDERNLDLSQRRAASVRAYLSGKGIDASKLEPIGYGESKPIADNTSADGKAQNRRVEFVVK; encoded by the coding sequence ATGCATGCATTTCTTCCGGGGAAACGGGGAGCGAAACGAACGCACCTCGGCCCCATCGCGTTGCTGGTGGCGACGGTCCTGTGCCTTTGCGCCGGGAGCGCGCTCGCGCAGGACACCACGACGACCACGCCCGAGGAGCAACAGGATCTCGACGGCGTGAACCTGGAGCTGTTTCGGCCCTCCATCTTCGGCGGCAATTTCGTCGCCATCGAAGACGCGCACACGCTGACGCGCTGGAGCCCCGGCATCGCCGTCGTGGGCGACTACGCCAACTCGGTCTGGTCGAAATACGACGAGGATGACGAGTTCGAGTACGACTTCATCTCCGAAATGTCGACCGCGCACCTGATGGCCGCGTTCGGCACGTTCTCCTGGCTCAGTCTCGGCGTCGACGTGCCCCTGCACTATTCGCGCAAGCGCACCTTCACTGACATCCGCACCGGCGAGGGACTCTCGCCCGAGCTCGAGACCTGGCGCGAGGTCGGCGACGTCCGGGTCGAGATGAAGATCGCGCCGCTTCGCGAGGACAAGCATTGGATCGGCGTCGCGCTCGCGCCCTACGTCATCATCCCGACCGACGTCGAGGAGCACCTGCTCGGCGAAAACCGGGTCACGGGCGGCGGCACGCTGGCCCTGGAGCACGACTTCGGCCCGATCGACATTGGCCTGAACGGCGGCTACCAGGCACGCGGACGTAACGAATTTTTCGGTACCGAAATCGGCGACGCGGTCAAATACGGCGCCGGTATCGGCAACAAGTACGACATGGGCCTGTTCTGGTCGATCGAAGGCTGGGGATCGGTCTTCGACATCGAAGACACGGATCTCGTTCGCAACGTGCCGGCCGAGTGGACGGCGCGCATCGGTTATCAGTTCGGCAAGCGCGGACCGAGCCTGTTCGCGGGCGGCGGCACGGGCGTTTCCTCCGGCATCGGCGCGCCGCAGTACCGCGTCATCGGCGGTCTCGCCTATTACTACGTGCGCGAAGACCTAGCGAAGGTGCTCGTGCGAGTGATCGACGAGAACGGCCAGGCCATCGAGGCCTCGCTCAACATCAATGGACCGTCGGGCTCCATGGCCCAGGTCGCGCAGGGCGGCGAGTACAAGCTGGCTGATGCGAAGCCGGGCTCTTACACCTTCAAGGCGACGGCCGAGGGATATCAGGAAGGCGCAAAGAGCCAGGCGATCACCAAGGCCGAGACGGTCGAGATCGTCATCCAACTCGCGCCGGTTCCCAAAGCCGACACCACGGCGTTTGTCTCCGTCGTGGACAAGTGCGCCAAAAAGCCGGTCGATGCGACGGTGAAGCTCTCCGACGGAACGACGATCACGGCCGGATCCAAGCAGAAGGTCCAGCCCGGCACGTACACCGTCGAGGTGAGCGCCGACGACTATCAGGTCAGCACCGAGAAGATCACGATCGCGGCGAACACCGACAACAAGATCGAGATCGCCATGGTCAAGAAAATCCAGGCCATGGGCTCGGTCTACTTCGCGGTCAACTCCGACAAGATCCTGCCCAAGTCGTTCCCGGTGCTCGACGACGTGGCCGACCAGATCCAGTCGCTGTGCGGCTTCGAAAAGATCATGATCGAAGGCCATACCGACGCCGACGGCAGCGACGAGAGAAATCTCGACCTGTCCCAGCGCCGCGCGGCCTCCGTGCGTGCGTACCTTTCGGGCAAGGGCATCGACGCGTCGAAGCTCGAGCCCATCGGCTACGGCGAATCCAAGCCGATCGCCGACAATACGTCGGCCGACGGAAAGGCGCAGAACCGCCGCGTCGAATTCGTCGTGAAGTGA
- a CDS encoding (2Fe-2S)-binding protein codes for MSQMIPIAIDGLKVEVPYDTSLLAAAAKLGIRIPTMCHNENVKAYGVCRVCMVEVDEGRKKRLVPSCVYTVRSPITVSTKSDKVRNARRWILEFMLARSPNEPAVRELAAEFGLDEPNPRLMPEADANVVRFERGSDRSRYFAESACILCGLCVRVCDEIVGANAIAFEGRGVERRVTTPFNEENEACIACGACEAACPTKCIGFIDNGGVRELVRWKKKTNMIACENCGNWFMPESLARVYKESMNIPEQVYKQCTDCRKSVFA; via the coding sequence ATGAGTCAAATGATTCCCATCGCCATCGACGGCCTCAAGGTCGAGGTCCCGTACGACACATCGCTGCTGGCGGCGGCGGCCAAATTGGGCATCCGCATTCCGACGATGTGTCATAACGAAAACGTCAAGGCCTACGGCGTGTGCCGCGTGTGCATGGTCGAGGTGGACGAGGGCCGAAAGAAACGCCTCGTGCCTTCGTGCGTTTACACCGTCCGCTCGCCGATCACCGTCTCGACGAAAAGCGACAAGGTTCGCAACGCGCGACGCTGGATTCTGGAGTTCATGCTCGCCAGGTCGCCGAACGAGCCCGCCGTGCGCGAACTCGCCGCCGAGTTCGGTCTCGACGAACCGAATCCGCGCCTCATGCCCGAAGCGGACGCCAATGTCGTGCGTTTCGAGCGCGGGTCCGACCGTTCGCGCTACTTCGCCGAGAGCGCGTGCATCCTGTGCGGGCTGTGCGTGCGCGTGTGCGACGAAATCGTCGGCGCGAACGCGATCGCCTTCGAGGGCCGGGGCGTGGAGCGGCGCGTGACGACTCCCTTCAACGAAGAGAACGAGGCATGCATCGCCTGCGGCGCGTGCGAGGCGGCATGCCCGACGAAGTGCATCGGCTTCATCGACAACGGCGGCGTGCGCGAGCTGGTGCGTTGGAAGAAGAAGACGAACATGATCGCGTGCGAGAACTGCGGCAACTGGTTCATGCCCGAGTCGCTGGCCCGCGTTTACAAAGAGTCGATGAACATTCCCGAGCAGGTGTACAAACAGTGCACCGATTGCCGGAAGAGCGTCTTCGCCTGA
- a CDS encoding NAD(P)H-dependent oxidoreductase subunit E has product MRQCERRSPMSEVFDPAVVDEFIEHWGTEPSALIQVLQDVQEKYRYLPKDALVYVSKKLRVPLAKAYNVATFYNAFSLNPIGRRHVCVCMGTACHVRGSSMVLDSLAANLGIKPGQTTADGEYTLDTVNCLGACSLAPVVVINDEVFAQTSAAKAKKLVLKPKKKGAAASPESEDDEDDESDAN; this is encoded by the coding sequence ATGCGCCAATGTGAGCGGAGGTCGCCGATGAGCGAGGTGTTCGATCCCGCCGTGGTGGATGAGTTCATCGAGCACTGGGGCACGGAACCCTCGGCGCTCATTCAGGTGCTTCAGGACGTGCAGGAAAAGTACCGTTACCTGCCCAAGGACGCGCTCGTGTACGTCTCGAAGAAGCTGCGCGTGCCGCTCGCCAAGGCTTACAACGTGGCGACCTTTTACAACGCGTTTTCGCTCAACCCCATCGGTCGGCGACACGTGTGCGTCTGCATGGGAACGGCGTGCCACGTGCGTGGATCGAGCATGGTGCTCGATTCGCTGGCGGCGAATCTCGGCATCAAGCCGGGGCAGACGACGGCCGACGGCGAGTACACCCTCGATACCGTGAATTGCCTCGGGGCGTGTTCGCTCGCGCCGGTCGTGGTCATCAACGACGAGGTTTTCGCGCAGACCTCCGCGGCCAAGGCGAAAAAACTCGTCCTGAAGCCAAAAAAGAAGGGCGCGGCGGCTTCGCCGGAATCCGAAGATGACGAAGACGACGAGAGCGACGCGAACTGA
- a CDS encoding 4Fe-4S binding protein, translating to MPSVQKPTDLAAWRTSLGGIYPPGKITLVISNSTCAQASHSVDIIEAAEQAIERRGLADRVEVRATGCHGFCQIEPLILVAPGMTLYPKLQAKDVDAIVEAAAEGRVIEERTWKNGDGVHVQTEDLLPFYAKQNTMISGASRWVDPLRIETYVAGGGYEALAKAYTMTPEAVIDEIKASGLRGRGGGGFATGRKWESCRKAKGYPKYVVCNADEGDPGAYMDRALLEGNPHLIIEGMLIAAHAVGSDRGFVYVRHEYPVAVHNLIVAIDQARKAGLLGKNILGSGHDFDIDISRGGGAFVCGESTALMASIEGKPGEPRAKYVHTVEHGLWNLPTNLNNVETYGNVPWIVTNGASEYAKIGTEGSKGTKIFSLVGKVQNTGLVEVPMGITLREIVEDVGGGVPEGKHFKAVQTGGPSGGCIPAAHLDLQVDFDRLWDVGSIMGSGGMIVMDDDNCMVDIARYFTKFLMEESCGKCTPCREGIRHLHRILSDIADGKGREGDIELLESMSEAIMSTSICGLGQSAPIPLLSTIRYFREEYEAHIVERRCPAGVCKELVSYRVIEEKCTGCTLCLRSCPTESILGSKKVPHQILKENCIKCGACETVCKFDAIVHG from the coding sequence ATGCCCTCTGTTCAAAAGCCGACCGACCTCGCCGCGTGGCGGACGTCGCTGGGCGGCATCTATCCGCCGGGCAAGATCACGCTCGTGATCTCCAACAGCACCTGTGCCCAGGCGTCGCATTCGGTGGACATCATCGAGGCCGCCGAACAGGCGATCGAACGGCGTGGACTGGCCGACCGGGTCGAAGTCCGTGCGACGGGTTGCCACGGATTCTGCCAGATCGAGCCGCTCATCCTCGTCGCCCCGGGAATGACGCTGTATCCGAAGCTTCAGGCGAAGGACGTGGACGCCATCGTCGAGGCCGCGGCCGAAGGCCGCGTGATCGAAGAGCGCACCTGGAAGAACGGCGACGGCGTGCACGTTCAAACCGAGGACCTGCTTCCGTTCTACGCGAAACAGAACACGATGATCAGCGGCGCGAGCCGGTGGGTCGACCCGCTGCGGATCGAAACGTATGTCGCGGGCGGCGGCTACGAGGCGCTGGCGAAGGCGTACACGATGACGCCCGAGGCGGTCATCGACGAGATCAAGGCGTCGGGTCTGCGAGGGCGCGGCGGCGGCGGATTTGCGACGGGACGCAAATGGGAGAGCTGCCGCAAAGCCAAGGGCTATCCCAAGTACGTCGTGTGCAACGCCGACGAGGGCGATCCCGGCGCGTACATGGACCGGGCGCTGCTCGAGGGCAATCCCCATCTCATCATCGAGGGCATGCTCATCGCGGCGCACGCGGTCGGGTCCGATCGGGGATTCGTGTACGTGCGTCACGAGTATCCCGTCGCGGTGCACAACCTGATCGTCGCGATCGACCAGGCGCGCAAGGCGGGACTGCTCGGGAAAAACATCCTGGGCTCCGGCCACGACTTCGATATCGACATCAGCCGCGGCGGCGGCGCGTTCGTGTGCGGCGAATCGACGGCGCTCATGGCGTCGATCGAAGGCAAACCCGGCGAGCCGCGCGCCAAGTACGTGCACACGGTCGAGCATGGTCTGTGGAATCTGCCGACCAACCTGAACAACGTCGAGACTTACGGCAATGTGCCGTGGATCGTGACGAACGGTGCTTCCGAGTACGCGAAGATCGGCACCGAAGGCAGCAAGGGCACCAAGATCTTCAGTCTCGTGGGCAAGGTTCAGAATACGGGCTTGGTCGAAGTGCCGATGGGCATCACGCTGCGAGAGATCGTCGAAGACGTGGGCGGCGGCGTGCCCGAGGGCAAGCATTTCAAGGCGGTGCAGACCGGTGGTCCGTCGGGCGGATGCATCCCGGCCGCGCACCTCGATCTTCAGGTGGATTTCGACCGCCTATGGGATGTCGGCTCGATCATGGGATCGGGCGGTATGATCGTCATGGACGACGACAACTGCATGGTCGATATCGCCCGCTACTTCACGAAATTCCTGATGGAAGAGTCGTGCGGCAAATGCACGCCGTGCCGCGAAGGAATCCGCCACCTGCATCGGATTTTGTCCGACATCGCCGACGGCAAGGGCCGCGAGGGCGACATCGAGCTGCTCGAGAGCATGTCCGAGGCGATCATGAGCACGTCGATCTGCGGCCTCGGGCAATCGGCGCCGATCCCGCTGCTCTCGACGATCCGTTACTTCCGCGAGGAATACGAGGCGCACATCGTCGAACGGCGCTGTCCGGCCGGCGTGTGCAAGGAGCTCGTCAGCTACCGCGTGATCGAGGAAAAGTGCACGGGTTGCACGCTGTGCCTGCGGTCGTGCCCGACCGAGTCGATCCTCGGGTCCAAAAAGGTCCCGCACCAAATCCTCAAGGAAAACTGCATCAAATGCGGCGCGTGCGAGACGGTCTGTAAATTCGACGCCATCGTTCACGGATAG